The Rufibacter sp. DG15C region TTAGGACCGGTTATGCTATTATAGTAAAGTGTGTTGTCCAAGACCAAAGCCTTCCAAGTAAAGCGGTGCTGGAGGTTTCCCTGCACCAAGAAATTAGTGCCGGTCGTTTGGGCTGGCTCTGCCTGGCGTCCACTCAAAGAATCCTGGAAATACACGTGGTTGTTGAGGATGGTGTACTGCACCTGGGCTCTTAGGTAATTATTAAACGCCGAAGCCTCTAACTGTGCCGTGGTTTGGTCTGCGGTGGTATTCTCAAACCTGTTAAACCAGTCAAAATGGTTGCTGTAGTGAACCCGTTGCAACAAGGTGGGTGAATACGAGGTGCGGGTTTGGCTCAGAGACAACCATTTGAACCGGGCCTGGGCCGTGAGTCGGTAATCATTTCCGCCAATCTGCAACTCGCCGTCAGTGGTGACATAGATATCGTTCTTAAGCCTGAATTGGGCCTCGCCGCCCACAAAATTATCAGCTATGTCTAAGGTTGACCCAACTTCATTGTATGAGATGGGGTCTGTTGGCAAGGCGTTACGCGAAGAAATTTCATACTGACCGTCCCGGCGTTTTACATACGCCCGGTAGACAAAATATTTGGTGCTCCCCATCACCCCAAACGTGTTTTCCAACTGTCGGTACAAGGTGTTGTCCAGGGTTTCATTAGGGTCTAAGATTGTTCTGGGGTAAAAAAGAAGCTCATTGGTGCTGGTAGACGTCCCATAAGGAATGTTTTCATCTGCAAACCGCGTCTCTTGGGATAACCCATTCAGGGTATGGTAGAGCTGTAAACCTGAACCCAATAGTTTATACCATTGGGTGGCATGCAACGTGTGCCGGTTTTCTTTAGAGAAAGCGTTGTTTAGCCAAACCGGTTCGTTTTTGTAATCAAACAGATTGTCATCTTCATCTTCTAAAATTGGCCTAATACCTCCTGACTCAATCTGCTCATGCGTGGTCATGGCGTAGTTGGCCATGATGCGGTAGCGGTCATTCTCACTGTAATAATGAGTAAAGGCCTGCAGTCCGTAATGGTCCACTAAATCATAATCTCTTGGATTACCAATCTGCCGTTTAGTCCCAATGCGCTCTAATCCTAATCCAACGTTCCAGCGCGGATTAACATTACGCGTATGCTTGGCCCTAAAAATCTGCTCCCCTAAAGACCCTTGCAGATAGTTTAAGAATGTGAAAGGCGATTTGGTATCATAGTATTCTATTTGGTCAGGCTTGACGGCATAGAGGTCAAACGCGTTACGGCCGGGTCTGGTGCCTAAGGTTCCCGGCATGCGCCAGAACAAAGACTGGGAGGCAGTACCCACATTGCCTAGGTTTTGCTGCAGGCTGGAGTCATAGTACCAATGCCGCACGCTATGAAGGTTACTTAAAGAAGTGTCTATAGGTGCAGAGGCAAAATTTCCCTTAAAGATTTGGGCCTCATACAACACGCGGGTGGTTTTGGAGCCATAGATGGCTTTGGTGGAGTCGTCAATAATTTGCGCCTGCGCGCTCAAAACAGAACTTCCCCAAAGGAGGGTGGCCGCAATAAATATTTTTCTAAAAGTCACGGTCAAAATTAAGAATTTATATGGAACCCCTCTCCTGTAATGGCCACCTGTAGATATTCATCAAAAGAGGGAACATGAGGCCAGAACTCGTTTACAATAGGCACATAAAACAAAGGCACTTCAGACATTAGCTGAGCATTAGCTGGTTGCTGCCATTTAACAGCATCCTTCTGTGTCATTACAATGGAGACATAATCTTTGTCTACCACTCTAGTCCAATACGTGTAAATTTCTTCTATACGGGCAGGAGAATATTCAGCGTGGTCAGCCTCTTCAAAATGTTGTAGAATCTCATAGTGCTGCTCACGCAGGTATTCAACCAAGGGAGTTGCATTGACAATGCCGGTCACCAAAACCAACTTTTTTGATAAGGTTAACCCGCTTCCAAACCCAACTGCCTGCCCATAGCGAACCCTACTGAAAAACACTGGAATCTCTGCCCTACTGAACTCCTGTATCTCCTGAGTTATTGCTTGCTGCTCTTGAAGAGATAAAGACTCAGGGCACTTGGTCACCACTATGGCATCGGCGCGCTTGGCTCCATTTCTAGGCTCTCTCAACCTGCCCGCCGGAAGTAAAAAATCTTGGGTGAAAAGTCTTCCAAAATCTGTCAGCAACAAATAAAAAGAAGCTTTCACCGCCCTATGCTGAAAGGCGTCATCTAGTAGAATAAGGTCTAAATCATGATACAGAGCTAATAGCTTTTGTATTCCTTCGGCCCGCTTTTCACAGACAGCCACTTTCACGTAGGGTAGACTTTGCAGGTATTGAAACGGCTCGTCGCCCAAGGAAAGCGCGGTGGCTTGTTCATTGCCTAAAACAAAGCCTTTGGTCTGGCGCTTATAACCCCTACTTAGGATGGCTATGTTTTTTCCTTTGTACAAGCGGGCCAGGTACTCCACCTGGGGCGTTTTGCCGGTGCCGCCCACAGAGAGGTTGCCCACACAAATCACCGGTATGGGTGCCTGGTAAGTAGCAAATACCTGCGTATCGTATAAGTAGTTGCGCACCGTCACCACTAGACCGTATAGCCAGGAGAAAGGCAAGAGCAGATACTGGAGAATACGCGGCATAGCTACCATAGAGGACAAAAGTAACTGAAATTTACCTTTCTTTGCAGACAAAGGTCTAACGTCCATTTTATGACCCAAATCAAAGAAGTCATTCAGGTATTGGAGCACTACGCGCCTCCAGCCTACCAAGAGTCCTATGACAACTCCTCTCTGCAAGTTGGCAATCCAGACGCGGAAGTAACCGGCGTATTGGTGACCTTGGATTGCACCGAAGAAGTAGTCCAAGAAGCGCTGGACCAGAACTGCAACCTGATTGTGGCCCACCACCCGGTCATATTCAAAGCCTTGAAAAGTTTGACGGGCAAGACAGTGGTAGAGCGCATTATTTTGAAGGCATTCCAGCACAACATTGCCATTTATGCCTGCCACACTAACCTGGACCATGTGCACAATGGCGTAAATGCCAAACTCTGCGCTAAATTAGGGATTGAGAATACTAGAATATTGGCTCCCAAGCCACAGCTCCTCACCAAACTGGAGACCTACGTCCCCTTGGAGGACACTCAAAAAGTATTGGACGCGCTGCATGCCGCTGGCGCCGGCCAGATTGGCGAGTACTCAGACTGCAGCTTCCGGATAACGGGTACGGGACGGTTCACCCCATCTGCCCAAGCTAACCCTCATATTGGAGAGCCCTGCAAAACTGAGGAAACCATTGAAAATAAGATTGAAGTGGTATTCCCCAGCTTTAAGCAAAACCAAATCATGCGCGCGCTACTGCAAGCCCATCCTTATGAAGAGGTAGCTCATTACCTAGTAGCCTTGCAAAATGAAAACCAAGAGGTGGGCGCTGGCATGGTGGGTGAACTAAAGGAAGCCCTATCTCCAGAGGCCTTTGTCCAACATGTGAAAGAGTCACTGGAAATCACTACCTTTAAGCATACGGCCTGGCCCAAGGAACCTATCAAACGCGTGGCGGTCTGCGGCGGGGCCGGTAGTTTTCTCATTAAAAACGCCAAACAAGCGGGTGCCCAGGTCTTCTTGACCGCTGACTTAAAGTACCACGAGTTTTTTGAGGCGGGAACTCAAATGGCCCTTCTAGATGTAGGACATTATGAGAGCGAAGTTTATACGAAAGAGTTGTTCTATGATATATTAATAAAAACTTTTTCTAATTTTGCAGTCAATTTGTCCTATATCAACACAAATCCAGTCAGACACAGCTAATAATATACATGGAAAGTACTGTAGCAAGTAAATTAGATGCACTCCTAAGACTTCAGAGCTTAGATTCTCAATTGGACGAAATTCTGCGTGTACGCGGTGACCTTCCTGAGGAAGTGAGAGACCTGGAGGATGAAATTGCCGGCTACCAGGTACGCGTAAGCAAGTTTGATGAAGAAATAGCTGATTTGCACCAGAACATAGCCAACCGCAAGCAGGCTATCAAGGATGCAGAGAAACTCATCAAAAAATATGAGGAGCAGCAGGAGAACGTTCGCAACAACCGCGAGTTTGACGCCATCACCAAAGAAGTAGAACTTCAGAAGCTGGAAATCCAGATTCAGGAGAAGAAAATAAGAGAGGCTAACTTCCAAATTGAGCAGAAGAACACTGACATTCAGGAAACCAAGTCTAAACTGTCTGAGCGCCAGAAAGATCTTGACACCAAAAACGGTGAACTACAGGTGATGGTACAAGAGAGCGAAGAAGACGAGCGCAAATTGAACGCCGCCAAAGAAGAAGCCAAGCAGCACATTGAAGAGCGTCTATTGATGGCCTACAACAGAATCAGAAAGAACGTGCGTAACGGTCTTGCTGTAGTGGCTGTGAAGCGTGACGCCTGTGGTGGTTGCTTTAACACGGTTCCGCCGCAACGTCAGTCAGACATTGCCTCTAAGAAGAAAATCATTGTTTGCGAGCACTGCGGACGCGTGTTGGCAGACGTAGAACAAAAAGCAGTGGTAGCATAACTCTTACCTTGCTTTACAACAAAAAGAGGATGGCCCAGGCCATCCTCTTTTTGTTTCTATTAAGTAGAACCTATTAATCCATGCGTCAACTCACTCTCTCTTATCAAGACTTACCTGTTCCTATAGCGCAATGGAAACAGCAAGCCTTGGCCTGGGCACATCATGGACATGAGGTAGTGGCGTATTATGAGCCGAATCAAATACCTTTCCGTCAAGGCGCTTTCCAGAATCTGCTTGGATTAAGGAAAAATGCTGCGGGATTGATCCAGGAGGGCATTGCCCGTTCTTTTAACGAGCTTCAGCAGTTGATTGACCAGTCGCTCCAAACTCCAATTTTTGGCTACCTCACTTATGACCTAAAAAACCAGATAGAGGAGTTACAAAGCCAGCATCCAGATCATATAGGTTTTCCAGAGCTGTACTTCTTTCAGCCGGATACTTGGCTTGAATGGACCGAGGGAGAAGTTCAAATATGTTCTTTTACAGAAGACCCAACTCAAATTGCCGCTTCAATCCATAACACTCCGTTTTTGGCCTCTTTTCCAGAAAACAGCCTAAAAACGAAGCCTAGAATCCTTAAAGAAGACTACCTTCAAACAGTTGAGAAGCTTAGAACTCATATTCTGGAAGGTGATGTATACGAAGTAAACTACTGCCAGGAGTTCTTCACAGAGAAGGCCAACATTGATCCTTTGGCCGTCTTCTGGCAATTGAATGCGGCCTCTCCTACGCCTTTCGCGGGCTTTCTGAAACTAGAGCAGCGCTATCTACTGTGCGCCAGTCCAGAGCGATTCCTTAAAAAAGAAGGCGACTTGCTCATCTCCCAGCCCATCAAGGGTACCATCAAGCGCGGCGCTACGTCAGAGCAAGACCAGGCCAACAAACAAGCCTTAGCCTCCAGCGAAAAAGAACAGGCCGAGAATATGATGATTGTAGACCTAGTCCGGAATGACCTCAACCGCATAGCCCAAACCGGCACGGTTAAGGTGGAAGAATTCTTTGGTCTTTACCCTTTCCAATATGTTTGGCAGATGATCTCTACCATAGTGGGCAAAGTTGGGGCTTCTGTTTCTGCAATGGAGATCCTTAAAGCCACCTTCCCGATGGGCAGCATGACGGGCGCTCCTAAGATTAAAGCCTTGGAGTTGATAGAAGAATATGAGCAGACCAAGCGCGGCTTGTATTCGGGGAGCTTTGGGTACTTTTTACCCAACGGCGACTTTGATTTTAATGTGGTGATCAGAAGCCTACAGTACAATGCCCAGAACTTATACTTGTCTTTTGAGGTGGGCAGCGCCATCACCTATGACTCTGACCCAGAGCAGGAATACCAAGAGTGTCTTTTAAAGGCCGCCGCAATTACTCGGGTTCTGGAGCAGAAGTAAAAAAATGTGCTTCAAATGTTTGCCGTGCCATTTACTTCTGGCTTCTTCTTTACTATTAAAGGGCAAATTATCTTATCAATCCAATCTTACCTATTACTAAATCCTTTACATAGTGAAAAAAACCTCTACTATCCTAAGCATCCTTCTTGCCGGAAATTTTTTAATCTCAAGCTGTGCCTCTTCTTATAAGCCTATTAGGCCAGAAACCATTAGTTATGATTACAACAGCACTACTGTAGATCCCAACTTGACTACTTCCTTTGCCTATGATGTCTTAACCTTAAGAGACAATAAAAAATATGCAAAAAAAGAAGTTAAAAGCAACTTGAGAGTAGTTTCTGTAAAGGTTGTTAATAATACCAACGCTCCAATCCATTTAGGGAAAGACTGCAGATTGTTAATGGGTGAAAGAGAAATCATTCCACTAGATCCTGCCATTGCCAGTAAAAAACTAAATCAAGGAGTACCTATTTACCTTTTATACTCATTGCTATTCTTAAATATCACCAAACAATCTGGTGATGGCTATGCTTCTAAAACGTCTACTACCTCTATCCCCATTGGTTTACCAATAGCGGCCGGCAATATGATGGTAGCTGGTACCGCTAATAAAATTATGCGGGCTGAACTTACAGGCCATAACATTTTGAATAAAACTGTTGGTCCCGGCGAAACAGTTTATGGCATTGTTTGCCTTACAGAATCAGTTACAGGAAAATTAAAATTCGATATAATCAGAGCAAACTAGTTTTTACCTGATTCAATGAAAAAGCACCTGTTATTTAATTAGCAGGTGCTTTTGCGTTAAAATAACTCTGACATTCTGTCATCAACGCGCAGTTTTCAGTATCTTTGTCTTTTTACAAGTACGTTATGCACGCACCCATTCTGGACTTAGATTTTATAGATAGCCGCACGCCTGATGAAGCAGCGGCCGCTTCCTGTGACACCAAAGTGAGCGTAGATACCTTCACTGGCCGTCAAAGGAAACTCTACATAGAAAGCTACGGCTGCCAGATGAACTTCTCTGACAGCGAGATTGTCTCTTCCATTCTCTTCGAGGCCGGCTTTGACACTACCTCAGACTTAAAGCAGGCAGATTTAGTCTTGCTAAACACCTGTTCTATCAGAGAGAAGGCTGAGACCACCGTACGCCACCGCTTGCTGCAATTGCAGCACATGAAGAAGAAGCGCCCTGGCATGATGGTGGGCGTTTTGGGCTGTATGGCAGAACGCTTAAAAAAGAACCTACTGGAAGAAGAGAAAATGGTGGACCTAGTAGTAGGCCCAGACGCCTACCGCGACCTTCCTTCCCTCATCAATGAAGTAGACAGCGGCCAAAAGGCGGTGAACGTATTGCTTTCACGTGAAGAGACGTACGCCGACATCAACCCCATCCGGTTAAACAGCAACGGCGTGAGCGCTTTTGTGTCCATTATGCGGGGCTGTGATAACATGTGCTCCTTCTGCGTAGTGCCATTTACCCGTGGCCGTGAACGCAGCCGTGACGCACATTCAGTAGTGCGTGAGGCTGAAGAGCTTGTAAAAAATGGTTATAAAGAAGTAACCCTGCTGGGTCAGAACGTGGACTCTTATAAGTGGACCTCTGAGGATGGCGCTGAGCATGTGAACTTCGCTCAACTCTTAGAACGCGTAGCCTTAATCAGCCCAGATTTGCGCGTTCGCTTCTCCACTTCGCACCCCAAAGACATTACAGATGAGGTGTTGTACACCATGAAAAAGTACGACAACATCTGCAAGTACATCCACCTACCTGCCCAAAGCGGAAACTCCAGAATCCTGGACTTGATGAATCGCACCTACGACCGTGCTTGGTACATTGCCCGCGTGGATGCCATCCGGAATATTCTGGGCGAGGAGTGCGCCATTTCCACGGACATGATCTCGGGCTTCTGCTCTGAGACGGAAGAGGAGCACCAGGACACGCTAACCCTCATTGACTACGTGCAGTACGACTACGCGTACATGTTCTTCTATTCTGAGCGCCCTGGTACGCTGGCTGCGCGTAAGTTGGAAGATGACATCCCTTTGGAAGTGAAAAAGCGTCGCCTGCAAGAGGTGATTGACTTACAACGCAGCTATTCCTTGATCCGGAATGAGAAGACGGTGGGCACCGTACAGAAAGTGTTACTGGAAGGATTCTCCAAGCGCTCCCAAGACATGCTGAGTGGCCGCGATGATAAAAACCGCATGGTCATCATCCCTAAAATGGATTTCCAGAAAGGCGACTATGTGAATGTGCTCATCACGGGCTGTTCAGTGGGCACCTTGTTTGGCGAACCTATCCTATAATTTGAAAATTTGGAGATGAGGAAATTAGAAGATGGTTTTCCTCAGGCGTTCCAACAGAACCTTTCCAAATCTTCACATTTTCAAATCTTCAAATTTAACGCATGCGCGAACTAGATATTCAGTCTGTAAAGCAACGGTTTGGGATTATTGGCAACTCGCCTTTACTCAACCACGCCATTCAGGTGGCGGTACAAGTGGCGCCCACAGACATGACCGTGCTCATAAACGGCGAAAGTGGTAGCGGCAAAGAGTCCTTCTCTAAGATCATCCATCACCTGAGCCCGCGTAAACACGGCCAGTTCATTGCCATTAACTGCGGTGCCATACCAGAGGGCACCATTGACTCAGAGTTGTTTGGCCATGAAAAAGGATCCTTTACCGGTGCACAAGAAGCCAGAAAAGGTTATTTTGAAGTGACCAACGGAGGTACCATTTTCCTGGATGAGATTGGAGAGATGCCGCTGGGCACCCAAGCACGTCTGTTGCGCGTGCTGGAGAATGGCGAATTTATCAAAGTAGGTTCGTCAAAGGTTCAGAAAACAGATGTGCGCGTGGTGGCTGCTACCAACGTCAACTTGATGCAGGCCGTGGAGCGCGGACAGTTCAGAGAGGACTTATACTACCGTCTAAACACGGTTCCCATCTCCGTGCCGCCATTGCGTGAGCGCGGCGAGGACACGCATTTGCTGTTCAGGAAATTTGCGAGTGACTTCGCGGAGCGCTATCATGTAAAGCCCATTTCGCTATTACCTGAGGCGGTACATGAGTTGTTGCGGTATCGTTTTCCAGGGAACATCAGGCAATTAAAGAATATTGTGGAGCAGATTTCCGTTCTGGAGTATGAGCGTGAGATTACGGCAGACACGTTGCGCAAGTACTTGCCAAAAGAGCAGGTAAATCAATTGCCG contains the following coding sequences:
- a CDS encoding anthranilate synthase component I family protein yields the protein MRQLTLSYQDLPVPIAQWKQQALAWAHHGHEVVAYYEPNQIPFRQGAFQNLLGLRKNAAGLIQEGIARSFNELQQLIDQSLQTPIFGYLTYDLKNQIEELQSQHPDHIGFPELYFFQPDTWLEWTEGEVQICSFTEDPTQIAASIHNTPFLASFPENSLKTKPRILKEDYLQTVEKLRTHILEGDVYEVNYCQEFFTEKANIDPLAVFWQLNAASPTPFAGFLKLEQRYLLCASPERFLKKEGDLLISQPIKGTIKRGATSEQDQANKQALASSEKEQAENMMIVDLVRNDLNRIAQTGTVKVEEFFGLYPFQYVWQMISTIVGKVGASVSAMEILKATFPMGSMTGAPKIKALELIEEYEQTKRGLYSGSFGYFLPNGDFDFNVVIRSLQYNAQNLYLSFEVGSAITYDSDPEQEYQECLLKAAAITRVLEQK
- the miaB gene encoding tRNA (N6-isopentenyl adenosine(37)-C2)-methylthiotransferase MiaB, producing the protein MHAPILDLDFIDSRTPDEAAAASCDTKVSVDTFTGRQRKLYIESYGCQMNFSDSEIVSSILFEAGFDTTSDLKQADLVLLNTCSIREKAETTVRHRLLQLQHMKKKRPGMMVGVLGCMAERLKKNLLEEEKMVDLVVGPDAYRDLPSLINEVDSGQKAVNVLLSREETYADINPIRLNSNGVSAFVSIMRGCDNMCSFCVVPFTRGRERSRDAHSVVREAEELVKNGYKEVTLLGQNVDSYKWTSEDGAEHVNFAQLLERVALISPDLRVRFSTSHPKDITDEVLYTMKKYDNICKYIHLPAQSGNSRILDLMNRTYDRAWYIARVDAIRNILGEECAISTDMISGFCSETEEEHQDTLTLIDYVQYDYAYMFFYSERPGTLAARKLEDDIPLEVKKRRLQEVIDLQRSYSLIRNEKTVGTVQKVLLEGFSKRSQDMLSGRDDKNRMVIIPKMDFQKGDYVNVLITGCSVGTLFGEPIL
- the lpxK gene encoding tetraacyldisaccharide 4'-kinase, whose amino-acid sequence is MPRILQYLLLPFSWLYGLVVTVRNYLYDTQVFATYQAPIPVICVGNLSVGGTGKTPQVEYLARLYKGKNIAILSRGYKRQTKGFVLGNEQATALSLGDEPFQYLQSLPYVKVAVCEKRAEGIQKLLALYHDLDLILLDDAFQHRAVKASFYLLLTDFGRLFTQDFLLPAGRLREPRNGAKRADAIVVTKCPESLSLQEQQAITQEIQEFSRAEIPVFFSRVRYGQAVGFGSGLTLSKKLVLVTGIVNATPLVEYLREQHYEILQHFEEADHAEYSPARIEEIYTYWTRVVDKDYVSIVMTQKDAVKWQQPANAQLMSEVPLFYVPIVNEFWPHVPSFDEYLQVAITGEGFHINS
- a CDS encoding putative porin, whose translation is MTFRKIFIAATLLWGSSVLSAQAQIIDDSTKAIYGSKTTRVLYEAQIFKGNFASAPIDTSLSNLHSVRHWYYDSSLQQNLGNVGTASQSLFWRMPGTLGTRPGRNAFDLYAVKPDQIEYYDTKSPFTFLNYLQGSLGEQIFRAKHTRNVNPRWNVGLGLERIGTKRQIGNPRDYDLVDHYGLQAFTHYYSENDRYRIMANYAMTTHEQIESGGIRPILEDEDDNLFDYKNEPVWLNNAFSKENRHTLHATQWYKLLGSGLQLYHTLNGLSQETRFADENIPYGTSTSTNELLFYPRTILDPNETLDNTLYRQLENTFGVMGSTKYFVYRAYVKRRDGQYEISSRNALPTDPISYNEVGSTLDIADNFVGGEAQFRLKNDIYVTTDGELQIGGNDYRLTAQARFKWLSLSQTRTSYSPTLLQRVHYSNHFDWFNRFENTTADQTTAQLEASAFNNYLRAQVQYTILNNHVYFQDSLSGRQAEPAQTTGTNFLVQGNLQHRFTWKALVLDNTLYYNSITGPKVIRMPEWYWTGKLYAQGPMFKNAITVQAGVEANWHSGYYADAYMPVTQQFYLQNEFKVTQYPVLDLFLNADIKTINLFLKLSNINTVTSAWEQGYFTTPVYTANPFSFIFGLRWNFYD
- a CDS encoding sigma-54-dependent Fis family transcriptional regulator — its product is MRELDIQSVKQRFGIIGNSPLLNHAIQVAVQVAPTDMTVLINGESGSGKESFSKIIHHLSPRKHGQFIAINCGAIPEGTIDSELFGHEKGSFTGAQEARKGYFEVTNGGTIFLDEIGEMPLGTQARLLRVLENGEFIKVGSSKVQKTDVRVVAATNVNLMQAVERGQFREDLYYRLNTVPISVPPLRERGEDTHLLFRKFASDFAERYHVKPISLLPEAVHELLRYRFPGNIRQLKNIVEQISVLEYEREITADTLRKYLPKEQVNQLPALMPHDRPTDGANNFSERDLLYKVLFDMRKDMNDLKQLVFDILSHQQEDAELLKANSHLFEEVKAVDRPSHAPVYRGTQERRDGFVIAMNEEEDDYEEKVEDISHETEEESLSLEHKEKEMILKALKKHNNKRKYAARDLGISERTLYRKLKQYDIEDM
- a CDS encoding zinc ribbon domain-containing protein, which gives rise to MESTVASKLDALLRLQSLDSQLDEILRVRGDLPEEVRDLEDEIAGYQVRVSKFDEEIADLHQNIANRKQAIKDAEKLIKKYEEQQENVRNNREFDAITKEVELQKLEIQIQEKKIREANFQIEQKNTDIQETKSKLSERQKDLDTKNGELQVMVQESEEDERKLNAAKEEAKQHIEERLLMAYNRIRKNVRNGLAVVAVKRDACGGCFNTVPPQRQSDIASKKKIIVCEHCGRVLADVEQKAVVA
- a CDS encoding Nif3-like dinuclear metal center hexameric protein, yielding MTQIKEVIQVLEHYAPPAYQESYDNSSLQVGNPDAEVTGVLVTLDCTEEVVQEALDQNCNLIVAHHPVIFKALKSLTGKTVVERIILKAFQHNIAIYACHTNLDHVHNGVNAKLCAKLGIENTRILAPKPQLLTKLETYVPLEDTQKVLDALHAAGAGQIGEYSDCSFRITGTGRFTPSAQANPHIGEPCKTEETIENKIEVVFPSFKQNQIMRALLQAHPYEEVAHYLVALQNENQEVGAGMVGELKEALSPEAFVQHVKESLEITTFKHTAWPKEPIKRVAVCGGAGSFLIKNAKQAGAQVFLTADLKYHEFFEAGTQMALLDVGHYESEVYTKELFYDILIKTFSNFAVNLSYINTNPVRHS